Proteins from a genomic interval of Musa acuminata AAA Group cultivar baxijiao chromosome BXJ1-9, Cavendish_Baxijiao_AAA, whole genome shotgun sequence:
- the LOC135582131 gene encoding auxin-responsive protein IAA21-like isoform X1, which produces MTPPLEHDYLGLPESPGEVSGNLKDTELRLGLPGSESPERFDGGGAGLTLGLPKNFVSGAKRGFSDAIDGPDAWVLPGVKGSEEERGKGGEKANGKLLGPPSVGKDDGGAAKVAPSPKAQVVGWPPIRSYRKNTMAANPSKNKDDAKGKQGLECLYVKVSMDGAPYLRKVDLKTYSNYKELSLALEKMFTCFTIGQCGSYGMTGREILTEGRVMDLLQGSEYVLTYEDKDGDWMLVGDVPWEMFTDSCRRLRIMKGSDAIGIAPRAMEKSKSRN; this is translated from the exons ATGACACCGCCGTTGGAGCACGACTACCTTGGCCTGCCGGAGAGCCCCGGCGAGGTCTCGGGCAACCTCAAGGACACGGAGCTCCGGCTTGGGCTCCCGGGCTCGGAGTCGCCCGAGAGATTCGATGGAGGGGGCGCCGGGCTGACGCTGGGGCTTCCCAAGAACTTCGTCTCCGGCGCCAAGAGGGGGTTCTCGGACGCCATCGACGGGCCCGACGCGTGGGTGCTTCCCGGGGTGAAGGGGTCTGAGGAAGAACGGGGGAAGGGCGGGGAGAAGGCCAATGGGAAGCTTTTGGGGCCGCCCAGCGTGGGGAAGGATGATGGTGGAGCGGCAAAGGTGGCGCCTTCGCCCAA GGCACAAGTTGTTGGTTGGCCACCTATCCGGAGTTACAGAAAGAATACAATGGCTGCAAACCCATCCAAGAACAAGGATGATGCCAAAGGGAAACAAGGGTTGGAATGCCTCTATGTCAAGGTCAGCATGGATGGAGCTCCATACCTTAGAAAAGTCGACCTCAAAACGTACTCCAACTATAAGGAGCTCTCGCTGGCTCTTGAGAAGATGTTTACTTGCTTTACCATCG GTCAGTGTGGTTCATATGGAATGACTGGCAGAGAGATACTGACCGAGGGTAGAGTCATGGATCTTCTTCAAGGATCTGAGTATGTTCTTACCTATGAGGACAAAGATGGTGATTGGATGCTTGTCGGCGATGTTCCCTGGGA AATGTTTACTGATTCTTGTAGGAGGCTGAGGATTATGAAGGGTTCAGATGCAATTGGAATTG CCCCAAGGGCCATGGAGAAGTCCAAGAGCCGGAATTAG
- the LOC135582131 gene encoding auxin-responsive protein IAA21-like isoform X2, giving the protein MTPPLEHDYLGLPESPGEVSGNLKDTELRLGLPGSESPERFDGGGAGLTLGLPKNFVSGAKRGFSDAIDGPDAWVLPGVKGSEEERGKGGEKANGKLLGPPSVGKDDGGAAKVAPSPKAQVVGWPPIRSYRKNTMAANPSKNKDDAKGKQGLECLYVKVSMDGAPYLRKVDLKTYSNYKELSLALEKMFTCFTIGQCGSYGMTGREILTEGRVMDLLQGSEYVLTYEDKDGDWMLVGDVPWEMFTDSCRRLRIMKGSDAIGIVVFDGV; this is encoded by the exons ATGACACCGCCGTTGGAGCACGACTACCTTGGCCTGCCGGAGAGCCCCGGCGAGGTCTCGGGCAACCTCAAGGACACGGAGCTCCGGCTTGGGCTCCCGGGCTCGGAGTCGCCCGAGAGATTCGATGGAGGGGGCGCCGGGCTGACGCTGGGGCTTCCCAAGAACTTCGTCTCCGGCGCCAAGAGGGGGTTCTCGGACGCCATCGACGGGCCCGACGCGTGGGTGCTTCCCGGGGTGAAGGGGTCTGAGGAAGAACGGGGGAAGGGCGGGGAGAAGGCCAATGGGAAGCTTTTGGGGCCGCCCAGCGTGGGGAAGGATGATGGTGGAGCGGCAAAGGTGGCGCCTTCGCCCAA GGCACAAGTTGTTGGTTGGCCACCTATCCGGAGTTACAGAAAGAATACAATGGCTGCAAACCCATCCAAGAACAAGGATGATGCCAAAGGGAAACAAGGGTTGGAATGCCTCTATGTCAAGGTCAGCATGGATGGAGCTCCATACCTTAGAAAAGTCGACCTCAAAACGTACTCCAACTATAAGGAGCTCTCGCTGGCTCTTGAGAAGATGTTTACTTGCTTTACCATCG GTCAGTGTGGTTCATATGGAATGACTGGCAGAGAGATACTGACCGAGGGTAGAGTCATGGATCTTCTTCAAGGATCTGAGTATGTTCTTACCTATGAGGACAAAGATGGTGATTGGATGCTTGTCGGCGATGTTCCCTGGGA AATGTTTACTGATTCTTGTAGGAGGCTGAGGATTATGAAGGGTTCAGATGCAATTGGAATTG TTGTGTTTGATGGTGTGTAA